The Chloroflexota bacterium genome has a segment encoding these proteins:
- a CDS encoding EAL domain-containing protein produces the protein MNFGRRNREHSGETARVLPGERLEDVLRRRTELFQALLEAQREVGEGLVIVDGERPLYVNDAFCQITGYSLDELLAQPSLFSVIADEQRPALASLLDVHTASGHVVSHHETVVIHQDGHPVDVEIGVTSLRLGSQAHRVIIARDITTRKRAEAALRQSEDRFRSLVQNSSDLMTILGADGIILWHSPSVDRVLGYAPDALTGASLYDLVHPEDAARVAATFASCSTDASAQATVDFRCRHADGSWRYLEAIGSNLLSHPTIGGIVVNSRDVTERKAFEDQLARQAFFDSLTGLPNRVLFMYSIERALAGARRNNLGVAVMFLDLDGFKAVNDTLGHLIGDQLLIAFGQRLRSCVRPGDTVARLGGDEFTILLEDIPHVGEAERVASRILERLQTPFTFEGRDLHIGSSIGIAFGMLGEVQPADLLRFADVAMYRAKSQGKGQSVVFDHSMQAAWVARASLESELAAALDQGQMRLVYQPIVELASGVMIGAEALARWQHPTRGLVLPLDFLPLAEETGLILPMGQWVLDEACRQAAEWQRTVADGPPPTIGVNLSARQFQHPHLVKQVERALVASGLNPASLHLEVVEGILIEDVRTALTRLEALRALGVQVTIDDFGTGQASLTSLRRMPVRALKLDPSFLGPLDPAAVQVVRAVASLAHTLGLEVSAEGIETDEQLARLREANLDQGQGYLLSRPIPEDALRALLQRRRPLIT, from the coding sequence CCGCGCGGGTGCTCCCCGGCGAGCGACTGGAAGATGTCCTCCGACGCCGCACCGAGCTGTTCCAGGCGCTCCTCGAAGCCCAGCGCGAGGTCGGCGAGGGGCTGGTGATCGTCGACGGCGAGCGCCCGCTCTACGTCAACGACGCCTTCTGCCAGATCACCGGCTACTCGCTGGACGAGCTGCTGGCCCAGCCGTCCCTCTTCTCGGTCATTGCCGACGAGCAGCGGCCGGCCCTGGCCAGCCTCCTTGACGTACACACGGCGAGCGGGCACGTGGTCAGCCACCACGAGACCGTCGTCATCCACCAGGACGGGCACCCCGTCGACGTGGAGATCGGCGTCACCTCGCTGCGGCTCGGCTCACAGGCCCACCGCGTCATCATCGCTCGGGACATCACCACCCGCAAGCGGGCCGAGGCGGCGCTGCGCCAGAGCGAGGACCGTTTCCGCTCGCTGGTGCAGAACAGCTCCGACCTGATGACGATCCTCGGGGCGGACGGCATCATCCTCTGGCACAGCCCATCCGTGGATCGGGTGCTCGGCTACGCGCCTGACGCCCTGACCGGCGCGAGCCTCTACGACCTCGTGCATCCCGAGGACGCCGCGCGGGTCGCCGCCACCTTCGCATCCTGCTCGACGGACGCGTCGGCCCAGGCGACCGTCGATTTCCGCTGCCGCCATGCCGACGGCTCCTGGCGCTACCTGGAGGCCATCGGGTCGAACCTGCTCAGCCACCCGACGATTGGCGGCATCGTCGTCAACTCGCGGGACGTCACCGAGCGCAAGGCGTTCGAGGATCAACTGGCCCGGCAGGCGTTCTTCGACTCGCTGACCGGGCTGCCGAACCGGGTGCTGTTCATGTACAGCATCGAGCGCGCGCTGGCCGGCGCGCGCCGCAACAACCTCGGCGTCGCCGTGATGTTCCTCGATCTGGACGGCTTCAAGGCCGTCAACGACACCCTCGGCCACCTGATCGGAGATCAGCTCCTGATCGCGTTCGGCCAGCGGCTGCGCTCGTGCGTCCGCCCTGGCGACACCGTGGCGCGGCTGGGCGGCGACGAGTTCACCATCCTGCTCGAAGACATCCCGCACGTCGGCGAGGCCGAGCGGGTCGCCTCGCGCATCCTCGAACGGCTCCAGACGCCGTTCACCTTCGAGGGGCGAGACTTGCATATCGGATCGAGCATCGGCATCGCCTTCGGGATGCTGGGCGAGGTGCAGCCGGCCGATCTGCTCCGCTTCGCCGACGTGGCGATGTACCGGGCCAAGAGCCAGGGCAAGGGCCAGAGCGTCGTCTTCGACCACTCGATGCAAGCGGCATGGGTCGCACGGGCCAGCCTGGAAAGCGAGCTGGCGGCGGCGCTCGACCAGGGGCAGATGCGCCTGGTCTATCAGCCGATTGTCGAGCTGGCGAGCGGCGTCATGATCGGCGCGGAGGCGCTGGCGCGCTGGCAGCACCCGACGCGCGGCCTCGTCTTGCCACTGGACTTTCTGCCGCTGGCCGAGGAGACGGGCCTGATCCTGCCCATGGGCCAGTGGGTGCTGGACGAGGCCTGCCGGCAGGCCGCTGAGTGGCAACGCACCGTCGCCGACGGCCCACCCCCGACGATCGGCGTGAACCTCTCGGCCCGGCAGTTCCAGCATCCACACCTCGTGAAGCAGGTCGAGCGGGCACTCGTGGCGTCCGGGCTCAATCCCGCGAGCCTGCACCTGGAGGTCGTCGAGGGCATCCTGATCGAGGACGTGCGGACGGCCCTGACGCGGCTCGAGGCGCTGCGAGCGCTCGGCGTCCAGGTCACCATCGATGATTTCGGGACGGGGCAGGCCTCGCTGACATCGTTGCGGCGGATGCCGGTCCGTGCCCTGAAGCTCGACCCTTCGTTCCTGGGGCCGCTCGACCCCGCAGCCGTTCAGGTGGTACGGGCTGTCGCCAGCCTTGCCCACACGCTCGGGCTGGAAGTCTCAGCAGAGGGCATCGAGACGGACGAGCAGCTCGCGCGGCTGCGTGAGGCCAACCTCGACCAGGGCCAGGGCTACCTGCTCTCGCGCCCGATTCCGGAGGACGCACTCCGAGCGCTCCTGCAGCGTCGGCGTCCCCTGATTACGTAG
- a CDS encoding response regulator, translating into MGPLTSARISTSLLDALVEVIEGAGCPSAAEAQLQRAAARVASSLTRACSRLEASEPPEPSTLALQLGALAAQLVPGSQQLVAAADRASIGLPTGEALDAAPPVRVRLVAAVLGQVAAQHAGYARVSLDLQLVDGSTVWLTSVSLAPAGEAGPHQQEYGQPASREMVAPREMAAPREMAALREMAALREMAASSTSRPVAEHRSVDARTLAPAGDAPAGDAPAGDAPAGDAPAGDAPAGDAHLVQLGHLAASVAHGLNNLLGAVAGQSSELLAATNGHAPTADAHASGLRLIHQAALDGAGLAQRLLRASRGEPAQGADTLELVDLGQVLVDAVDLTRMRWHDEALQRGIAIEPTVEVGQPLLIRGVAADLREIVVNVILNAVDAMPEGGRLGLRGDLADGVVTVTCQDTGQGMSPSVQARLFEPFFTTKGKRGTGMGMAILHAVVARHGGEVRVTSGQGAGTCVTLQLPAAQLRHGQRLAVPRPKPAAPVDLAPELQERTILVIDDDASFRAIFSRRLALDARRVESAPDAASALALLETGTWDLVCIDEGLPDCSGRAVAAEIQARGLAGAVILMTGSAVGPDDPAYTAAGVNAVLPKPCTDAELARAIRAALAHTGAHPGQPHAAPA; encoded by the coding sequence ATGGGACCGTTGACTAGCGCGCGCATCAGCACGAGCCTCCTCGATGCGCTCGTCGAGGTGATCGAGGGCGCAGGCTGCCCGTCAGCCGCCGAGGCGCAGCTGCAACGGGCCGCCGCCCGGGTCGCCAGCTCGCTGACCCGGGCGTGCAGCCGGCTGGAGGCTTCCGAGCCGCCGGAGCCGTCAACGCTCGCGCTGCAGCTCGGCGCACTCGCCGCGCAGCTCGTGCCGGGCAGTCAGCAACTGGTCGCCGCCGCGGATCGCGCGTCCATCGGGCTGCCGACGGGCGAGGCGCTCGACGCCGCCCCGCCGGTCCGCGTTCGGTTGGTGGCTGCTGTACTCGGACAGGTGGCCGCGCAGCACGCTGGATACGCCCGCGTCAGCCTCGACCTGCAGCTCGTCGACGGCTCGACAGTCTGGCTCACAAGCGTGTCGCTCGCGCCGGCCGGCGAGGCCGGGCCGCACCAGCAGGAGTACGGACAGCCCGCCTCGCGTGAGATGGTCGCCCCACGTGAGATGGCCGCCCCACGTGAGATGGCCGCCCTGCGTGAGATGGCCGCCCTGCGTGAGATGGCCGCGTCGTCCACGTCCAGGCCAGTAGCAGAGCACCGGTCAGTCGATGCCAGGACGCTCGCCCCGGCGGGTGATGCCCCGGCGGGTGATGCCCCGGCGGGTGATGCCCCGGCGGGTGATGCCCCGGCGGGTGATGCCCCGGCGGGTGATGCCCACCTCGTACAGCTTGGACACCTTGCGGCGAGCGTGGCACACGGCCTGAACAACCTGCTCGGGGCCGTGGCCGGACAGTCCTCCGAGCTGCTGGCGGCGACGAACGGCCACGCGCCAACCGCCGACGCCCATGCGAGCGGCCTCCGGCTGATCCACCAGGCCGCCCTTGACGGCGCGGGCCTTGCCCAGCGGCTGCTACGCGCCAGCCGAGGTGAGCCGGCCCAGGGAGCAGACACGCTGGAGCTGGTCGATCTCGGGCAGGTGCTGGTGGACGCGGTCGACCTGACGCGCATGCGCTGGCACGACGAAGCGCTCCAGCGGGGCATCGCGATCGAGCCGACCGTGGAGGTAGGCCAGCCGCTCTTGATCCGGGGCGTGGCGGCGGACCTGCGAGAGATCGTGGTCAACGTCATCCTCAACGCCGTTGACGCAATGCCCGAAGGCGGCCGGCTCGGCCTGCGCGGCGATCTTGCGGACGGCGTGGTGACCGTCACCTGTCAGGACACCGGGCAGGGGATGTCCCCCTCGGTTCAGGCCCGCCTCTTCGAGCCGTTCTTCACCACCAAGGGCAAGCGCGGCACCGGCATGGGCATGGCGATCCTGCACGCCGTGGTGGCACGGCACGGTGGCGAGGTCCGCGTGACGAGCGGTCAGGGCGCCGGCACCTGCGTCACCCTGCAGCTGCCAGCCGCACAGCTCCGGCACGGGCAGCGGCTTGCGGTCCCCCGCCCGAAACCGGCGGCGCCGGTCGACCTGGCCCCAGAGCTTCAGGAGCGCACCATCCTGGTGATCGACGATGACGCCTCGTTCCGGGCGATCTTCTCGCGGCGGCTGGCCCTGGACGCCCGGCGGGTCGAGTCGGCCCCAGACGCGGCATCGGCGCTGGCGCTGCTGGAAACGGGAACCTGGGATCTAGTGTGCATTGATGAGGGTCTGCCGGATTGCTCGGGGCGGGCAGTGGCCGCCGAGATCCAGGCACGCGGGCTGGCCGGCGCGGTGATCTTGATGACGGGCTCAGCTGTCGGGCCTGATGATCCAGCGTATACGGCGGCTGGTGTGAACGCCGTCCTGCCGAAGCCCTGCACCGACGCCGAGCTGGCACGGGCGATCCGCGCGGCGCTGGCGCACACGGGGGCGCATCCGGGCCAGCCGCACGCCGCCCCCGCCTGA